In a single window of the Perca flavescens isolate YP-PL-M2 chromosome 18, PFLA_1.0, whole genome shotgun sequence genome:
- the LOC114573625 gene encoding uncharacterized protein LOC114573625: protein MAQVGNRGEKMTKTGKPDAYWAGVMSLYAQGKYTFTTGKRPGSRRWRAVMLRIADCPLTPLKGQTTVRKLDIFGKTIPCKCGYHQSAEKAGTAASSQGQLRAPQASAATQFGFSQSAGKAAFSAGQLCLNSAESLQASAGATATGSQASAAAGKAVTVPGPQTGVAQKTPALCRMSEGKSLTCSLCSQEMMCEDYTQHLSDYHTQEQCEQCGAKAWGAFGLLQHIEECHLLTCPTDLPDVAAPTTPIAQETTQQPSDPPDVPAPVPAPPTAHETSLAPPRHPLTLQPPEVNWVNFLPKQFTRVIQPADQEWITHILYDSTGQLKQNLSNNWFHPPSPTKSISPPDPHNYFRQRMFLWAPMRMWGIPLKCTQCNRKMHHSGIYTKAREVIDIDSKYYLVGGDYPRCSKCMIPVCPWSIDILKQLDPSHRYKFPAVLTTHLALDRRCVAMLRPRTLGNSSSYLQQALQEIHSEEWARRTIDYLTDCEVHKKSCVLTQSEALYQPPPPFSPLPLAQWFETVHANDILNHLDELKGVITSTLGRILKLDSTKKITKKLAGGIEGTATWMSNIGNEFGQVLNSVLTTGEGAGLDDLCQGIVKRYSDADEPQPDAIYVDRDCCSETGVGPILTWFRPWTSTVRLDIFHFMRRFTKGLTTEHHPLYGTFCSKLSTCIFEWDKEDIHQLKEAKRAELKKKHQGHVPTDSQVLSSITSSELVKHCRRRTRGVEETRVLIKQLLDSMWDLTDTSGLHLINHDSMSLVWEVQQKHLPCIQDPPGVQLYTNTGSGLEKGDKTLDVLRCGRGSSSLESFHLHQCGFIPGWRCNALHTQMYLLEGLSRWNHNRSQQALGMSGTSRTKMYDVRLMSSVNILSNRVLGSGLLPEFIPPGKPTGERIAVEYLLAQSNGGDLLSAQKEIGAIPMDDAG from the exons ATGGCTCAGGTTGGAAACCGGGGGGAAA AAATGACAAAGACTGGGAAACCAGATGCCTACTGGGCAGGTGTGATGTCCCTGTATGCCCAGGGAAAGTACACATTTACAACTGGCAAGAGGCCGGGGTCCAGGAGATGGAGGGCAGTAATGCTGCGGATTGCTGATTGTCCTCTGACCCCCCTGAAAGGTCAAACTACTGTCCGCAAACTAGACATATTTGGGAAAACGATCCCCTGCAAGTGTGGATACCACCAG TCAGCAGAGAAGGCAGGGACAGCAGCATCCAGTCAAGGTCAGCTGAGGGCTCCACAGGCCAGTGCTGCAACCCAGTTTGGTTTTTCCCAGTCAGCAGGGAAAGCAGCATTCAGTGCAGGTCAGCTGTGTCTCAATTCAGCTGAGAGTTTACAGGCCAGTGCAGGTGCAACAGCTACAGGTTCTCAGGCCAGTGCAGCAGCTGGGAAAGCTGTTACAGTTCCAGGACCACAGACAGGTGTAGCTCAGAAAACTCCAGCTCTGTGCAGGATGAGCGAGGGGAAGTCTCTCACATGCTCGCTGTGTAGTCAGGAGATGATGTGCGAGGACTACACGCAGCACCTGTCAGACTACCACACCCAGGAGCAGTGTGAGCAGTGTGGTGCAAAGGCCTGGGGGGCTTTTGGATTGTTACAGCACATAGAGGAATGTCACCTTTTGACCTGTCCAACAGACCTCCCAGATGTTGCTGCTCCTACCACTCCCATAGCCCAAGAGACAACACAGCAACCCAGTGACCCACCCGATGTTCCTGCCCCTGTTCCTGCTCCTCCCACAGCCCATGAGACGTCACTAGCACCACCACGACACCCACTCACTCTGCAGCCTCCTGAGGTAAACTGGGTGAATTTTCTACCCAAGCAGTTCACCAGAGTCATCCAGCCAGCTGACCAGGAGTGGATCACCCACATTTTATATGACAGTACTGGACAGCTGAAACAAAACCTGTCTAATAACTGGTTTCATCCCCCCAGCCCCACCAAATCCATCTCACCTCCTGATCCACATAATTATTTCCGCCAGCGGATGTTCCTGTGGGCTCCAATGCGGATGTGGGGCATCCCTCTGAAATGCACCCAGTGCAATAGGAAGATGCACCATTCTGGCATTTACACTAAAGCCAGGGAGGTAATTGACATTGATTCCAAATATTACCTGGTGGGTGGAGACTATCCAAGGTGCAGCAAATGCATGATTCCCGTCTGCCCTTGGagcattgacattttaaaacagcTCGATCCCTCCCACCGTTACAAATTCCCAGCTGTTCTCACAACCCATTTGGCACTGGACAGGAGGTGTGTTGCGATGTTGCGCCCAAGAACATTAGGGAACAGCTCCAGCTATTTACAGCAAGCCTTGCAGGAGATACACAGTGAGGAGTGGGCTAGGCGGACCATCGACTACCTCACTGATTGTGAGGTCCACAAAAAGTCCTGTGTCCTCACCCAGTCTGAAGCTCTGTATCAGCCGCCACCACCCTTCAGTCCCCTGCCCCTGGCCCAGTGGTTTGAGACGGTTCATGCCAATGACATTCTGAATCACCTTGACGAGTTGAAGGGTGTGATCACTTCAACGCTTGGTAGAATCTTGAAACTGGACTCTACTAAGAAG aTCACAAAAAAACTTGCTGGTGGCATTGAGGGCACAGCCACATGGATGTCTAATATCGGCAATGAATTTGGGCAAGTGCTGAATTCTGTGCTGACCACTGGTGAGGGGGCTGGCCTTGATGACCTTTGTCAAGGCATCGTCAAAAGGTACAGCGATGCTGATGAGCCACAGCCAGATGCCATATATGTGGACAGAGACTGCTGCAGTGAGACAG GGGTGGGTCCAATTCTCACTTGGTTTCGACCATGGACGTCAACGGTAAGACTGGATATTTTCCATTTTATGAGGCGGTTCACAAAGGGTCTTACGACGGAGCACCACCCACTGTATGGCACGTTTTGCTCAAAGTTGTCCACTTGTATCTTTGAGTGGGACAAAGAGGACATTCACCAACTCAAAGAGGCCAAGAGggcagagttaaaaaaaaagcaccaggGTCACGTACCCACTGACTCTCAGGTGTTATCCAGCATCACATCCAGTGAGCTGGTCAAGCACTGCCGCAGGAGAACCCGAGGGGTTGAGGAGACCCGCGTTCTAATCAAGCAACTGCTGGACTCCATGTGGGACCTCACAGACACAAGTGGCTTGCATCTCATAAATCATGACAGCATGTCTCTTGTATGGGAGGTACAGCAGAAGCACTTGCCCTGCATCCAAGATCCACCTGGTGTCCAGTTGTACACTAACACTGGATCAGGCCTGGAGAAGGGAGACAAAACGCTGGACGTCCTAAGATGTGGCAGAGGATCCTCCTCGCTCGAGAGCTTTCATCTGCACCAGTGTGGTTTCATCCCAG GGTGGAGATGTAATGCTCTACATACACAGATGTACTTGCTTGAGGGGTTATCCAGATGGAACCATAATAGGTCTCAGCAAGCTCTGGGTATGAGTGGTACATCACGTACAAAGATGTACGATGTACGTTTGATGTCCAGTGTGAACATCCTGAGCAACAGAGTCCTAGGAAGTGGACTTCTTCCAGAGTTTATACCCCCAGGAAAACCTACCG GAGAGCGTATTGCTGTGGAATATTTGCTGGCGCAGTCTAACGGGGGAGATCTGCTGAGTGCACAGAAGGAAATTGGTGCCATTCCAATGGATGATGCTGGATGA